The Cupriavidus necator N-1 DNA window GCTGGCCGGCGGCGACGACTACGAGCTGTGCTTCACTGCGCCCGCCGGCAACCGCGACGCCATTGCGGCGATCAGCGAACGCCTGGCGCTGCCGCTCACACGTGTCGGCGCGATCACGCCCGAGCCCGGCCTGCGGCTGGTCGACGGTGCCGGCAACCCGACCCGGTACGAAGGCGCCAGCTTCGACCATTTCGCTGCCCCCTGACACCGGGTCACAGGCATGTCATGATGCCGGCATCGGCGCGCTGCGCGGGCGCGGGAGTCCCGCAGGCATGGCAGTGCAAGCCGGCCATAACCATAAGCAGTAACTGCATCACACGAGCCAACTTTGATGTCCACCTTCCCTCCCGGGGCCGCGCCGCGCGACCCCGCCCTGACCCTGGAAGCCGGCCAGACCGTCAAGGTCACGCGCCCGAGCGCGCGCTTCATGCTGGCCCATCCGGCCCACCTGATCGCCTTCGGCTTCGGCTCGGGCCTGTCGCCCGTTGGGCCGGGCACGGTCGGCACGCTCTACGGCTGGCTGTCGTTCGTGGTGATTTCGCTGTGGATCGCGCCCACCACCTGGCTGTGGATCATCGCCGGCGGCTTCCTGGTCGGCCTGTGGGCGTGCGCGCGCACGGCGCGCGACATGGGCGTGCACGACCATGGCAGCATGGTCTGGGACGAGATCGTTGCCTTCTGGCTGGTGCTGGCCTTTGTCATGCCGACCGGCTTCTGGGGGCAGTTTGCCGCCTTCCTGTGGTTCCGGCTGTTCGACATCGCCAAGCCGGCGCCAATCGGCCACTATGACCGCACGCTCAAGGGCCCGGGCCTGCGCGGCGGCTTTGGCGTGATGTTCGACGACATCTTCGCGGCCTTCTATACGCTGCTGGTGTTTGCGCTGTGGCGCTCGTTCTGAGCCACGCATCGCCAGCCATGACAAGCTGATTCCCCCCAAAACTACCCTGTATCCACCATGTCTGTCAGCCGCCTGCTCGACCAGCTCGCCATCCAGGCCGGCGTCGCCCTTGCCGACAAATCCCTGATGCTGGCCACTGCCGAATCCTGCACCGGCGGGCTGGTGGCTGCCGCCATTACCGATGTATCCGGCTCGTCCGGCTGGTTCGAGCGCGGCTTCGTCACCTATTCCAATGAGGCCAAGTCCACCATGCTGGGCGTGCCCGCCAAGCTGATCCGCGACCACGGCGCGGTCAGCGAGGAAGTGGCGCGCGCCATGGCCGAAGGCGCGCTGCTCAACAGCCGCGCTCAGGTGGCGCTGTCCGTCACCGGCGTGGCCGGCCCCAACGGCGGCACCCCGGAAAAGCCGGTGGGCATGGTCTGCTTCGGCTGGAGCAACCGCATTACCACGCATACCGAGACCCAGCGCTTTCGCGGCGACCGCGGCCAGATCCGCCGGCAGGCGGCCGAGCATGCCATGCGGGGGCTGCTGGAGCTGATCCGGAACGAGGCCTGAAGCCGGCGGCCGGCAACCTCCGCCCAGTAAAAAACCGCGCCGTCTCCGGCGCGGTTTTTTTTCTGTGCCCGGCCTCAGCCGTGGCGATAGCGATTGATAGTCTCGCGCGTCTGCAGCGCGACATTGCGCGCCGCAGACGCAAAATCCTTCTCGCGGCTGGCGTAAAGGATGGCGCGCGACGAGTTGATCATCATGCCAGTGCCGTCCGCGGTGCGCCCCGCCTTGACCGTGGCCTCGATGTCGCCACCCTGGGCGCCGATGCCCGGGATCAGCAGCGGCATGTCGCCGACGATCTGGCGCACGCGCGCAATTTCGTTGGGGAAGGTCGCGCCGACCACCAGGCCCATCTGGCCGGTGGTGTTCCAGCGCTCGCGCGCAGCCTCGGCCACCAGCTGGTACAGCGGCTTGCCGTCGACCTGCAGGAACTGCACGTCCGAGCCGCCCGGATTGGAGGTGCGGCACAGCACGATTACGCCGCGGTTCGGGTAGGCCAGGTAGGGCTGCATCGAATCGAAGCCCATGTACGGGCTGACCGTGACCGCGTCAGCCCTGTACCGCTCGAAGGCCTCCAGCGCGTAATGCTCGGCGGTCGAGCCGATGTCGCCGCGCTTGGCGTCCAGGATCACCGGGATGCCGGGGTGGGCGTCGTGGATATAGTGGATCAGCTGCTCGAGCTGGTCTTCGGCGCGCTGCGAGTGGAAGTACGCAATCTGCGGCTTGAAGGCACAGACCAGGTCGGCGGTGGCGTCAACGATCTCGCGGCAGAACGAAAAGATGGCGCCGCCCGCCCCGGTCAGGGACAGCGGCAGCTTCTGCG harbors:
- a CDS encoding CinA family protein; this encodes MSVSRLLDQLAIQAGVALADKSLMLATAESCTGGLVAAAITDVSGSSGWFERGFVTYSNEAKSTMLGVPAKLIRDHGAVSEEVARAMAEGALLNSRAQVALSVTGVAGPNGGTPEKPVGMVCFGWSNRITTHTETQRFRGDRGQIRRQAAEHAMRGLLELIRNEA
- the pyrF gene encoding orotidine-5'-phosphate decarboxylase; the encoded protein is MTFTEQLAAAWQRNDSLLCVGLDPDPQKLPLSLTGAGGAIFSFCREIVDATADLVCAFKPQIAYFHSQRAEDQLEQLIHYIHDAHPGIPVILDAKRGDIGSTAEHYALEAFERYRADAVTVSPYMGFDSMQPYLAYPNRGVIVLCRTSNPGGSDVQFLQVDGKPLYQLVAEAARERWNTTGQMGLVVGATFPNEIARVRQIVGDMPLLIPGIGAQGGDIEATVKAGRTADGTGMMINSSRAILYASREKDFASAARNVALQTRETINRYRHG
- a CDS encoding phosphatidylglycerophosphatase A family protein — its product is MSTFPPGAAPRDPALTLEAGQTVKVTRPSARFMLAHPAHLIAFGFGSGLSPVGPGTVGTLYGWLSFVVISLWIAPTTWLWIIAGGFLVGLWACARTARDMGVHDHGSMVWDEIVAFWLVLAFVMPTGFWGQFAAFLWFRLFDIAKPAPIGHYDRTLKGPGLRGGFGVMFDDIFAAFYTLLVFALWRSF